The following proteins are encoded in a genomic region of Desulfovibrio legallii:
- the pilV gene encoding shufflon system plasmid conjugative transfer pilus tip adhesin PilV, which translates to MKLIEVIGALLIMAILLPKLADMMAMGLADTQKRQAADHLALVSRASADYVRKHQTNLSSATASSGPTLSVADLVSDGLLPAGFQDRNVWGQSYAIYIRKDSTSGHLRAIVLTTGGRAAATSRFLNVTVPGAAALLGGTGGFVPTGDVPDQSADTLQGSGGGWSLSLAALGVPSPGAGHLGALTSFDASALGQDYLYRVAVPGHDELNAMQTELDMTNHAIRNVSELQFEEREISSESCTAPEDQGRVFLDKIQGLYLCRNNSLEIIGDSGNSTLLKTAVLARNGDKISKPSCASGTGTSPAIFTSPSIAEAGPEAPPLTSFQTWATSLSDTEWQVHMRVQTPDKTLSTDGDDSGWVYPASDYGRIVVMTSCVKQAAP; encoded by the coding sequence ATGAAACTTATTGAAGTCATTGGCGCGCTGCTGATTATGGCCATCCTGCTGCCCAAACTGGCGGATATGATGGCCATGGGCCTTGCGGACACGCAAAAACGGCAGGCGGCTGATCATCTGGCCCTGGTCAGCCGAGCTTCTGCCGATTATGTGCGCAAGCACCAGACTAATCTCAGTTCAGCCACGGCTTCTTCCGGGCCCACGCTTTCCGTGGCGGATCTGGTCAGCGACGGACTGCTTCCCGCCGGCTTTCAGGACCGTAATGTCTGGGGCCAGTCTTACGCCATTTATATCCGCAAAGATTCCACCAGCGGCCATTTGCGCGCCATTGTGCTGACTACAGGCGGCAGGGCTGCGGCCACCAGCAGATTCCTTAACGTTACTGTTCCCGGCGCAGCGGCCCTTCTGGGCGGAACCGGGGGGTTCGTACCCACCGGCGACGTGCCTGACCAGAGTGCGGATACGCTTCAGGGCTCTGGTGGTGGGTGGTCCCTGTCCCTGGCCGCTCTGGGGGTGCCCTCGCCCGGAGCCGGGCATCTCGGAGCGCTGACCAGCTTCGACGCTTCGGCTCTGGGGCAGGATTATCTGTATCGCGTTGCCGTGCCCGGACACGATGAGCTCAACGCCATGCAGACCGAACTGGACATGACGAACCACGCGATCCGGAATGTCTCAGAACTCCAGTTTGAAGAGCGGGAAATCTCCAGCGAATCCTGCACGGCACCGGAAGATCAGGGGCGGGTATTCCTGGACAAGATCCAGGGACTGTATCTCTGCCGGAACAATTCGCTGGAGATCATCGGCGATTCGGGGAATTCGACTCTGCTTAAGACAGCTGTGCTGGCCAGGAACGGGGACAAGATATCCAAGCCGTCCTGCGCTTCCGGCACTGGCACGTCTCCGGCCATCTTCACATCTCCTTCCATTGCGGAAGCCGGGCCGGAAGCGCCGCCCCTGACTTCTTTTCAGACCTGGGCCACATCCCTTTCGGATACGGAATGGCAGGTTCACATGCGCGTTCAGACACCTGACAAGACCTTGAGTACTGACGGCGACGATTCCGGCTGGGTGTACCCGGCGAGCGACTACGGGCGCATTGTGGTTATGACAAGCTGTGTAAAGCAGGCAGCACCATAG
- a CDS encoding ATPase, T2SS/T4P/T4SS family — protein MSLADLQFNDLLLFPDGTARLKGCPGVGTQLVPVPDDCAQEVAELPALLGRHEQMAMRYRHRDITYRVARIDDVDGRRNWFLRRLADAVPSFESLGLLGVLCSWLLAEEQRQGLVLFSGAQASGKTTTASAFVARRLELYGGHSVTFENPAELPLAGSWGSGGYCFQTEISSDDELAQEIERAHRYASPDIIFIGEIRTRHAAFEALRIALGSSRQLVVATIHGQDVITALDRLVNWARELDGDNARQNLADALLAVIHLSLENDSDGQRRLSSPQFLLLPFKESSRGIRAKLRDGQFHTLNDDMRELKARIAHKGEQGI, from the coding sequence ATGAGTCTGGCCGATCTGCAGTTCAACGATCTGCTGCTGTTTCCAGACGGCACCGCGCGCCTGAAGGGTTGCCCCGGAGTCGGAACGCAGCTTGTACCAGTGCCGGACGACTGCGCTCAGGAAGTGGCGGAGCTGCCTGCCCTGCTGGGCAGGCATGAGCAGATGGCCATGCGCTACCGGCATCGTGACATCACATACCGCGTGGCGCGGATTGATGATGTTGACGGCCGCCGGAACTGGTTTCTGCGGCGTCTTGCCGATGCCGTGCCGTCTTTTGAATCCCTTGGCCTGTTGGGTGTGCTTTGTTCGTGGCTCCTTGCTGAAGAACAGCGGCAAGGGCTGGTGCTGTTTTCCGGCGCGCAGGCCTCCGGCAAGACGACCACGGCCAGCGCCTTTGTGGCCAGACGCCTTGAACTGTACGGAGGGCATTCAGTGACCTTCGAGAATCCGGCGGAACTCCCCCTGGCCGGCAGCTGGGGCTCCGGCGGGTATTGCTTCCAGACGGAAATAAGCAGCGACGATGAACTGGCTCAGGAAATAGAACGCGCCCATCGCTACGCCTCGCCGGACATCATCTTCATCGGCGAGATCCGGACGCGGCATGCTGCTTTTGAAGCCCTGCGCATCGCCCTTGGATCCAGCCGGCAGCTCGTCGTGGCTACCATCCACGGCCAGGACGTGATCACAGCGCTGGACCGTCTGGTCAACTGGGCGCGCGAACTGGACGGGGACAACGCACGGCAGAATCTTGCAGACGCCCTGCTGGCGGTCATTCATCTTTCCCTGGAAAACGATTCGGACGGCCAGCGCCGCCTTTCTTCGCCGCAGTTCCTGCTCCTGCCGTTCAAGGAGTCATCTCGCGGCATCCGGGCCAAGCTCCGGGATGGCCAGTTCCATACGCTGAATGACGATATGCGGGAGCTTAAAGCCCGGATCGCGCACAAAGGGGAGCAGGGCATATGA
- a CDS encoding VirB4 family type IV secretion/conjugal transfer ATPase, which translates to MLQLKDFRSQAKGLPDLLTYAALIEPGIILQKDGSFLAAWEIRGEDTASSTPEDLAFVSEQFSNAICRLGTGWMLHVDACRTQERAYPDASRSHFCDPVSQAIEDERRAFFGEGQCCYRTSAFLTVTYLPNYHVAKMAGAAKVGVETLSAIEKGLKTFKDTLLEIEDGCSAILAMNRLQEYELYDSSDSPFFHSDLLAHLQFCVSGVIQPVRVPATPMYLDALLGSRDLVGGLIPRLEDGLDRKHLAVLSIDGLPQESWPAMFAALDSMPFELRYSTRFICLDQYDAEKEITQFVKGWNQRVVGFMDQFFNNPNAKINRDAMIMREDAEVAKTEVQGGTVGAGYLSSSIILMDGDVNALQDNARELRRAIQTQGFGCRIESINALEAWLGSLPGNGYANVRRPLLTTLNLADLLPLQTTWTGHPVCPCPFYPPDSPPLAVFLTDGSTPFWFNLHDGDLAHTAIFGPTGAGKSTLLATIAAQFLRYEHGRIFAFDKGESLFPLCIATGGDHYEIATEDSLCFTPLQRIHESDTEMAWAENWIEGLLELQGMTVLPAHREAIHSAMAGLASQPEHMRTLSHYMDTVQDISIRQALSYYTQRGAMGMLLDARTDNLGSSQFVVFEMEELMKKGDRNLIPVLTYLFHRIEKALDGKPALLMLDEAWVMLGHPVFRAQIREWFKVLRKKNCGVILATQSLSDARTSGIMDVILSSCPTKIFLPNRMARDEDEYAFYRSCGLNDRQIGIISSATPKRDYYMVSPAGRRLFQLGLGPVALSFVGVSDKESLSRIKSLRAEYGADWPQVWLKERNAA; encoded by the coding sequence ATGCTGCAGCTGAAGGATTTTCGGTCCCAGGCCAAGGGCCTGCCTGATCTGCTGACCTACGCAGCCCTGATCGAACCGGGCATCATACTCCAGAAAGACGGCTCCTTCCTGGCCGCCTGGGAGATCCGCGGCGAGGACACAGCCAGCTCGACGCCTGAAGATCTGGCTTTCGTATCAGAACAATTCAGCAATGCCATATGCCGTCTCGGCACAGGCTGGATGCTTCATGTGGACGCCTGCCGCACGCAGGAACGGGCGTATCCTGACGCTTCCCGCTCACATTTTTGCGACCCCGTGTCGCAAGCCATTGAAGACGAACGGCGGGCGTTCTTTGGCGAAGGGCAGTGCTGCTATCGTACTTCGGCATTTTTAACCGTCACCTATCTGCCAAACTACCATGTCGCCAAAATGGCTGGTGCGGCCAAAGTTGGCGTCGAAACTCTGTCAGCCATTGAAAAAGGGCTCAAAACATTCAAAGACACGTTGCTGGAAATTGAAGATGGTTGCTCCGCAATCCTGGCTATGAATCGTTTGCAGGAATATGAATTATACGACAGCTCGGACAGTCCGTTTTTTCATTCTGATCTTCTTGCGCATCTGCAGTTTTGCGTTTCCGGAGTCATCCAGCCCGTGAGGGTGCCGGCCACGCCCATGTACCTGGACGCTCTGCTGGGCAGTCGCGATCTGGTCGGTGGCCTGATTCCCCGTCTGGAAGACGGACTGGACAGAAAACATCTGGCAGTCCTTTCCATTGATGGCCTGCCGCAGGAATCCTGGCCCGCCATGTTCGCAGCACTGGACTCCATGCCCTTTGAGTTGCGCTACTCCACACGCTTTATCTGCCTGGATCAATATGATGCCGAGAAGGAAATAACCCAGTTCGTGAAGGGCTGGAACCAGCGTGTTGTCGGTTTTATGGACCAGTTTTTCAATAATCCCAACGCCAAGATAAACCGCGATGCGATGATCATGCGTGAGGACGCCGAAGTGGCTAAGACGGAAGTGCAGGGCGGCACCGTCGGGGCTGGCTATCTGTCTTCGAGCATCATCTTGATGGACGGTGACGTAAATGCGCTGCAAGACAACGCTCGCGAACTGCGTCGCGCTATCCAGACGCAGGGTTTTGGCTGCCGCATTGAATCCATCAACGCTTTGGAAGCCTGGCTGGGCAGCCTACCCGGCAACGGTTACGCCAATGTGCGCCGGCCACTGCTGACTACGCTTAACCTGGCGGATCTGCTGCCCCTGCAAACGACCTGGACGGGGCATCCGGTTTGCCCTTGTCCGTTTTACCCCCCGGATTCTCCACCCCTGGCTGTGTTTCTGACTGACGGCTCCACGCCGTTCTGGTTCAACCTGCACGACGGAGATCTGGCGCACACGGCGATTTTCGGCCCCACAGGGGCCGGCAAATCCACCTTGCTGGCCACCATTGCCGCGCAATTCCTGCGCTATGAGCATGGACGCATTTTTGCCTTTGACAAAGGAGAATCGCTTTTCCCCCTGTGTATTGCCACAGGCGGAGACCATTACGAGATCGCCACGGAGGACAGCCTTTGCTTTACGCCGCTGCAACGCATCCACGAGAGCGATACGGAGATGGCCTGGGCGGAAAACTGGATTGAGGGCCTGCTGGAGCTCCAGGGGATGACGGTGCTGCCGGCTCACCGTGAGGCCATACACAGCGCCATGGCAGGCCTGGCGTCACAGCCGGAGCACATGCGTACTCTGTCCCATTACATGGACACCGTGCAGGACATCTCCATACGTCAGGCTCTGTCCTATTACACCCAGCGAGGGGCCATGGGTATGCTGCTGGACGCAAGGACGGACAATCTGGGTTCATCCCAGTTTGTGGTTTTTGAGATGGAAGAGCTGATGAAGAAGGGCGACCGGAACCTTATCCCCGTCCTGACCTATCTTTTCCATAGGATTGAGAAGGCGCTTGACGGCAAGCCCGCACTCCTGATGCTGGATGAAGCCTGGGTCATGCTCGGCCACCCTGTTTTCCGCGCGCAGATCCGCGAATGGTTTAAAGTGCTGCGGAAAAAGAACTGCGGGGTCATTCTGGCCACGCAAAGTCTTTCTGATGCCAGGACCAGCGGTATCATGGACGTTATTCTGTCGTCCTGCCCTACGAAAATCTTTCTGCCCAATCGTATGGCCCGCGACGAAGATGAATACGCTTTTTACCGCTCCTGCGGGCTGAATGACCGCCAGATCGGCATCATTTCTTCGGCCACGCCCAAGCGGGATTACTACATGGTCAGCCCGGCCGGCCGACGGCTTTTTCAGCTGGGCCTGGGCCCTGTTGCTCTCTCTTTTGTCGGGGTATCCGACAAAGAATCCCTGTCCAGAATCAAATCACTGAGGGCTGAATACGGAGCGGACTGGCCGCAGGTATGGCTCAAAGAACGCAATGCCGCTTGA
- the trbJ gene encoding P-type conjugative transfer protein TrbJ, with amino-acid sequence MKAIVLAVVVAFFPVKSLAYTVHCTNCSEKVVQMLERATNIQQLQTMLKEYDEAIQQTAAQLEMVQQNIAQYTNMVQNTVMLPARLVGKISSELSKVGKITSALNTMRNDVTGLGKVFDGLYQTQDELKNLASMPRSMLTQGGTTYRTSWDNWSRRVDDSTRATFQLSGQQLKELEESGELEAYMNELLSAPDGQQKALMAGNQLTALQIQEARQLRELIATKIQSDLASQEKAEKEAQMEQEMHRAMFKRRLETTPHPDPF; translated from the coding sequence ATGAAAGCCATTGTTCTGGCTGTTGTTGTTGCATTTTTCCCTGTCAAAAGTCTGGCATACACAGTGCATTGCACAAACTGCAGCGAAAAAGTTGTGCAGATGCTTGAACGCGCAACAAATATTCAGCAATTGCAGACCATGCTTAAAGAATATGATGAAGCCATACAACAAACCGCCGCGCAGCTTGAAATGGTGCAGCAGAATATCGCGCAGTACACCAATATGGTACAGAATACTGTGATGCTTCCTGCACGCCTTGTCGGCAAAATATCGTCTGAACTTTCCAAGGTAGGAAAAATTACCAGTGCGTTGAACACAATGCGCAACGATGTGACTGGGCTTGGCAAAGTATTTGACGGCCTATATCAGACGCAGGACGAACTGAAAAATCTGGCCTCTATGCCCAGAAGCATGCTTACCCAGGGGGGCACGACGTACCGGACCAGCTGGGACAACTGGAGTCGCCGGGTAGACGATTCCACCAGAGCGACGTTTCAGCTCTCCGGGCAGCAACTTAAGGAGCTAGAAGAGTCCGGCGAACTGGAGGCATACATGAACGAACTGCTTTCAGCTCCAGATGGTCAGCAGAAGGCCCTCATGGCCGGGAACCAGCTCACTGCCTTGCAGATTCAGGAGGCTCGCCAGCTCCGTGAACTTATCGCAACAAAGATTCAATCGGATCTGGCGAGCCAGGAAAAAGCGGAAAAGGAAGCTCAGATGGAGCAGGAAATGCACCGCGCCATGTTTAAGAGAAGGTTGGAAACTACACCCCATCCTGATCCGTTTTAG
- the pilM gene encoding type IV pilus biogenesis protein PilM, translating to MKIFAVLALLLGVLAVLSAPAGRRDGYSPEVRAIALNYAIYRNAAFLYVHRNNPPDGTVSQTALDLPDGWRALRSWAARVNGGRCYVYGSASAEEIAAVRELFRGSLAVGRAENGRLTPDGLTPLPAFIPADSLVSVVAVR from the coding sequence ATGAAGATTTTTGCAGTGCTTGCGCTTCTGCTCGGCGTTCTGGCCGTTCTTTCTGCGCCCGCTGGCCGCAGGGATGGCTATAGCCCTGAAGTCCGGGCCATAGCGCTGAACTACGCCATCTACCGCAATGCGGCCTTTCTTTATGTCCATCGGAACAATCCGCCCGACGGGACCGTTTCCCAGACAGCGCTGGATCTGCCCGACGGCTGGCGCGCCCTGCGGTCGTGGGCCGCGCGCGTGAACGGCGGGCGCTGCTACGTTTACGGATCGGCATCGGCGGAAGAGATAGCGGCCGTCCGGGAACTTTTTCGAGGCAGTCTGGCTGTGGGGCGCGCGGAAAACGGGCGGCTGACACCGGACGGGCTGACGCCGTTGCCGGCTTTTATTCCAGCCGACAGCCTGGTCAGCGTCGTCGCTGTGAGGTAA
- the trbL gene encoding P-type conjugative transfer protein TrbL: MLKKKIATRGKALFFIVLLLCIVFWSADVLAASDATIVSRIVNTFYEKLKTYEQVMLKYAKLLFYWCAVLEVAWLGIKSAIGASDMKDTIKNFCLVLLTAGFFLAVINNYNTWSWNIINGLKSIAGEATTLVDASDEPFTVGLELAQAVFEKVSIRNPLYIVPLVLAGFAIVVCFALIAMQIILIKCEVCVAMCASSILLGLGATSFLRDYAVNTLKYIFAVAFKLMTMQLVMGVGISFIRELKVAEEIDFVQIAVTVGFCIIFYALVKTLPDVVSGIIQGSHVSTGNSLTSTVTALGAGLAGLSMAAGSGVANIGRAAQVARAEGAQGLGGVTKGAASNLWSAARESMHNKDASKNTVATSLRERIEAARQRSSK, from the coding sequence ATGCTCAAGAAAAAGATTGCTACAAGGGGAAAAGCCCTTTTTTTCATTGTTCTACTCCTTTGCATTGTGTTTTGGAGTGCTGATGTTCTGGCCGCATCAGATGCGACTATCGTTTCTCGTATTGTAAACACTTTTTACGAAAAACTAAAGACCTATGAGCAGGTGATGCTCAAATATGCCAAGCTGCTTTTTTATTGGTGCGCGGTCCTTGAGGTGGCTTGGCTAGGCATTAAATCGGCCATTGGCGCATCAGATATGAAAGACACGATCAAAAATTTCTGCCTTGTACTGCTGACAGCAGGCTTCTTTCTCGCCGTCATCAACAATTACAATACCTGGAGCTGGAACATTATCAACGGCTTAAAATCCATTGCTGGAGAAGCAACAACACTGGTTGATGCCTCTGATGAGCCTTTCACTGTCGGGTTGGAGTTGGCACAGGCCGTTTTTGAAAAAGTTAGCATTCGTAATCCGTTATACATTGTACCTCTTGTCTTGGCAGGATTTGCAATTGTTGTTTGTTTTGCGCTCATTGCCATGCAGATCATTCTTATCAAATGCGAAGTTTGCGTGGCCATGTGCGCGTCTTCCATTCTGCTGGGGCTTGGCGCAACGTCATTCTTGCGGGACTACGCCGTCAATACGCTCAAATACATTTTCGCCGTGGCCTTCAAGCTCATGACCATGCAGCTTGTCATGGGAGTGGGCATAAGTTTTATTCGTGAATTGAAGGTCGCCGAAGAAATTGATTTTGTGCAGATTGCTGTGACTGTCGGCTTCTGCATCATTTTTTACGCCCTGGTCAAAACCCTTCCCGATGTCGTGTCCGGAATTATCCAGGGTTCGCACGTCAGCACAGGCAACTCGCTTACATCTACAGTCACAGCTCTGGGCGCTGGTCTCGCTGGTTTAAGCATGGCCGCCGGCTCCGGCGTAGCCAACATCGGTCGTGCTGCCCAAGTGGCCAGAGCGGAGGGGGCTCAAGGCCTGGGAGGAGTGACTAAGGGGGCAGCCAGCAACCTCTGGTCTGCTGCGCGCGAGTCCATGCATAATAAAGATGCAAGCAAAAATACCGTGGCAACATCGTTGCGTGAGCGCATCGAAGCCGCTCGCCAGCGTTCTTCAAAATAG
- a CDS encoding lytic transglycosylase domain-containing protein, which produces MKTLCFLLMLCCCSLSSVHAAALQDRQQALDPLFDDPCARYQVPKVLALAIARQESGLHPWIINISGRDVRPRSKDEALRYAQWALRAGRSFDVGVMQVNVYWIRKYGWPLEQVLEPANNVRIGVWILAQEIRRHGLNWKAVAYYHTPLHRNPERGRAYARAIVTHVRNILGNK; this is translated from the coding sequence ATGAAGACATTGTGTTTTCTCTTGATGTTGTGCTGCTGCTCTTTGTCGTCAGTGCATGCCGCTGCGTTACAGGATCGCCAGCAGGCGCTTGACCCTTTGTTTGACGATCCGTGCGCCCGTTATCAGGTGCCCAAAGTACTGGCCTTGGCCATAGCCCGCCAGGAAAGCGGCCTGCATCCTTGGATTATCAACATTTCTGGCCGCGACGTGCGGCCGCGCTCCAAAGATGAGGCATTGCGATATGCGCAGTGGGCGTTGCGTGCCGGGCGGTCTTTCGATGTGGGCGTCATGCAGGTCAATGTTTACTGGATCAGAAAATACGGCTGGCCGTTGGAACAGGTTCTGGAGCCGGCCAATAATGTCAGAATCGGCGTCTGGATTCTGGCCCAGGAAATCAGACGCCACGGACTGAACTGGAAGGCCGTCGCGTACTACCACACGCCGCTGCACCGCAATCCGGAGCGGGGCAGGGCATACGCGCGCGCCATTGTAACACACGTCAGGAACATTCTGGGGAACAAATAA